CTCTCGTGTCCAGATAAGCGGCAAAGCCTTCTTCCGTCAGCGCTTCTGCCGCCGTCTGGCCGTCCTGTGCTTCTTTGACGATTTTTTTTACGGCTCTTAGGATCTCGTCCCGCCCGCCGTAGTTGATCGCAAAGGTCAGATTGAGCTTCTCCATCTTGGCCGTATCGCGTTCGATTTCTCCAATCAGCTCCTGCAGATCGGGCGTTAACCGGGACCGGTCGCCAATTACGCGAATACGGATGCCCTTGCGCAGCGCATCCTTCTTATTTTTGATCAGATATCGCTTCATCAAGCCCATCAGATAGGATACTTCATCCTGCGAGCGCTTCCAGTTTTCTGTCGAAAAGGCATAGACCGTCAGATAAGGGATGCCCCATTCGATCATCGTATCGCCGATCACCTCGATGTTGTCGGCGCCCGCCTTATGCCCCTGCTGCTTTAATTTTCCATTTTGCTTTGCCCAGCGCCTATTGCCATCCAAAATGATCGCAATATGGCGGGGAAGCTTCTCCGAGCTCACTCCTGCCCCTTGCATATGTTCCTCCTGCGCGTCAAATTCATAAAGAATCAGGGCTGCTTCAGCCGATGCAGCCCTGTATATTTTCATTCTCCTTCAGGAATTATACAGACATAACCTCTTTCGTCTTTGCTTCAACGCGCTGATCTACTTTTTTGATAAACTCGTCGGTCATCTTCTGCAGCTTTTCTTCAAGATTCTTTTGATCATCCTCTGTGATCTCACTCTCTTTTTTCTGCTTTTTCAGCGCATCCATCATATCGCGGCGAATA
This sequence is a window from Lachnospiraceae bacterium. Protein-coding genes within it:
- the uppS gene encoding di-trans,poly-cis-decaprenylcistransferase produces the protein MQGAGVSSEKLPRHIAIILDGNRRWAKQNGKLKQQGHKAGADNIEVIGDTMIEWGIPYLTVYAFSTENWKRSQDEVSYLMGLMKRYLIKNKKDALRKGIRIRVIGDRSRLTPDLQELIGEIERDTAKMEKLNLTFAINYGGRDEILRAVKKIVKEAQDGQTAAEALTEEGFAAYLDTRELPDPDLMIRTSAEERISNFLLWQLAYSEFYFTDRLWPDFSPADLALAVQAYAGRQRRFGGQIEGEKA